Proteins from one Shewanella pealeana ATCC 700345 genomic window:
- a CDS encoding efflux RND transporter permease subunit, producing the protein MQTQNKLGISGRIASAFQSSAITPLLALLGLLFGLFAVIVTPKEEEPQIDVTFADVYVPFPGATPREVESLVTLPTEQIISEIKGIDTLYSFSQSDGALFIVVFEVGIARNEAIVKLYNQLYSNQYKLPLEAGVGEPQIKPRGIDDVPIVSLTLWSKDQSVSAEMLTHVANGLETEIKRIPGTREISSFGDQQLSLNVRIDPVKMNYFGVSFDEINQSLMSNNHISMPSSLVQGNQEIKVQAGQFLQNIEDVKQLVVAVKQDSDGHAAPVYVADFADITLKADLPTKSAWHGDKQNIYPAVTVAIGKQPGMNAVDVANTIMDRVAKVQNVLLPDGIEVSISRNYGETAGDKANTLIFKLVFASAAVVILVLMTMGFREALVVGIAIVITLAFTLFASWAWGFTLNRISLFALIFSIGILVDDAIVVVENIHRHMAMGKRSFSEIIPIAVDEVGGPTILATFTVIAALLPMAFVSGLMGPYMSPIPINASMGMLISLAVAFVITPWLSRKLLKRPVSQHNQDSPLDRADPALGKGMMFRLFNRLISPFVKGENARKARLGLAAAIFILIAGAIALPMAKLVVLKMLPFDNKSEFQVMVDLPEGTPVEQTQKALKELGRYLNQVEEVESYQLYAGTSAPINFNGLVRHYFLRQTQELGDIQVNLVDKKHRDRDSHSTALSVRAPLQAIGAKYHANIKVVEVPPGPPVWSPILAEVYGPSEAIREQAANQLLGVFKQTKDVVDIDIYLPESAAKWQVIIDRTKASLLGVPYSQIVDLVATSVGGKNISYLHKENQKHAIPIKIQLQEGAKVDLEQVLNLTLRSSSGQAVAVSELVRIDKGNIDTPIIHKNMIPMIMVVADMAGPLDSPLYGMFDMVGQINDAQSSGSGSGSGSGSGSGSDLASSSTLAFEQHFISQPSGLDSVAVLWDGEWKVTYETFRDMGIAYGVGMLAIYLLVVAQFRSYLVPLIIMAPIPLTIIGVMPGHALLGAQFTATSMIGMIALAGIIVRNSILLVDFIHQETAAGVPFQQAVIHSGAVRAKPIMLTALAAMIGALFIIDDPIFNGLAISLIFGILISTLLTLVVIPVLYYAAMKKRYL; encoded by the coding sequence ATGCAAACTCAAAACAAATTAGGTATTTCTGGACGTATTGCTAGCGCCTTTCAATCCAGTGCTATCACGCCATTATTGGCCCTCTTAGGCTTGTTGTTCGGGCTATTCGCGGTGATCGTGACGCCTAAAGAGGAAGAGCCACAAATCGATGTCACCTTTGCCGATGTGTATGTCCCCTTTCCTGGCGCTACCCCGCGAGAAGTAGAAAGCTTAGTTACCTTACCGACTGAGCAGATTATCTCGGAAATTAAAGGCATAGACACCCTCTATTCATTTTCTCAGTCTGACGGCGCCCTGTTTATCGTGGTGTTTGAGGTGGGTATTGCTCGTAATGAGGCCATAGTCAAACTCTACAACCAGCTTTACTCTAACCAGTATAAACTTCCGCTCGAAGCGGGTGTGGGAGAGCCGCAAATTAAACCTCGCGGCATCGATGATGTTCCTATTGTTAGCCTAACCCTATGGTCAAAAGACCAGTCTGTTTCCGCAGAGATGCTCACTCACGTTGCTAACGGCTTAGAGACCGAGATAAAAAGGATCCCCGGCACCAGAGAGATTAGCTCCTTTGGTGATCAACAACTTAGCCTCAACGTTAGAATCGATCCGGTTAAGATGAATTATTTCGGCGTCTCGTTCGATGAAATAAATCAAAGCCTGATGAGCAATAATCATATCTCAATGCCAAGCTCTCTAGTTCAAGGTAATCAAGAGATAAAAGTGCAAGCGGGTCAATTTCTGCAAAACATTGAAGATGTGAAGCAACTCGTGGTCGCGGTAAAACAAGACAGCGACGGGCATGCTGCCCCGGTTTATGTCGCTGACTTTGCCGATATCACGCTTAAAGCTGACTTGCCAACCAAAAGTGCATGGCATGGCGACAAGCAAAATATCTACCCAGCCGTTACTGTCGCCATAGGTAAGCAACCCGGTATGAATGCCGTCGATGTCGCGAACACTATCATGGACAGAGTCGCTAAAGTCCAAAATGTGTTGCTCCCTGATGGCATCGAAGTGAGCATTTCGCGAAACTACGGCGAGACTGCAGGAGATAAAGCCAATACCCTGATTTTTAAGCTAGTATTTGCCTCTGCGGCAGTGGTGATCTTAGTCTTAATGACAATGGGATTCAGAGAGGCCCTGGTCGTTGGCATTGCTATCGTCATTACCTTAGCCTTCACCCTTTTTGCCTCATGGGCTTGGGGCTTCACTCTAAACCGAATCTCGCTGTTTGCGTTGATTTTCTCTATCGGCATATTGGTTGATGACGCCATCGTGGTGGTTGAAAACATTCACCGACATATGGCTATGGGCAAGCGCTCATTCTCAGAGATCATTCCTATTGCGGTTGATGAAGTGGGCGGTCCTACTATTTTAGCGACCTTTACTGTTATCGCAGCCTTGCTACCTATGGCCTTTGTCTCAGGCTTGATGGGGCCTTATATGAGCCCAATTCCGATCAATGCCAGTATGGGAATGCTAATCTCCCTTGCCGTGGCGTTTGTTATCACCCCTTGGCTGAGCCGAAAACTCCTCAAACGCCCAGTATCACAGCATAACCAAGACAGCCCGCTTGATAGAGCTGATCCGGCTCTGGGAAAAGGCATGATGTTTCGCCTATTCAATCGCTTAATTAGCCCATTCGTTAAAGGAGAAAATGCCAGAAAAGCAAGATTAGGTTTAGCAGCGGCTATTTTCATTCTGATTGCAGGGGCTATAGCGCTGCCAATGGCAAAATTGGTCGTGCTGAAAATGCTGCCTTTCGATAATAAGTCTGAATTCCAAGTCATGGTCGACTTGCCAGAAGGCACGCCTGTTGAACAGACTCAAAAAGCATTAAAAGAGCTAGGCCGTTACCTAAACCAAGTAGAAGAGGTAGAAAGTTACCAGCTCTATGCCGGCACCAGCGCCCCAATCAACTTTAATGGATTAGTGCGTCATTACTTCCTGCGTCAGACTCAAGAGCTTGGAGATATCCAAGTGAACTTAGTCGATAAAAAGCATCGTGACCGAGATAGCCACAGCACCGCTCTGTCTGTTAGGGCGCCACTGCAAGCAATTGGTGCTAAATACCATGCCAATATTAAAGTCGTTGAAGTTCCACCCGGCCCACCCGTTTGGTCGCCCATCCTCGCTGAAGTTTATGGTCCCAGTGAAGCTATTCGTGAGCAGGCGGCGAACCAATTACTTGGGGTATTTAAACAGACCAAAGATGTGGTCGATATCGATATCTATCTGCCTGAATCGGCAGCCAAGTGGCAGGTAATCATCGACAGAACTAAGGCCAGCTTACTAGGAGTGCCTTATAGCCAGATAGTCGACTTAGTCGCAACCTCTGTCGGCGGCAAGAACATCAGCTATCTACATAAAGAGAATCAAAAGCATGCGATACCTATTAAGATCCAACTCCAAGAGGGAGCAAAAGTCGATTTAGAGCAAGTGTTAAATCTAACACTGCGTAGCAGTAGCGGCCAAGCCGTTGCCGTATCTGAATTAGTCAGGATCGACAAAGGTAATATTGATACGCCAATCATCCATAAAAACATGATCCCGATGATCATGGTGGTTGCCGATATGGCTGGCCCTCTAGACAGCCCGCTCTATGGCATGTTCGATATGGTCGGCCAGATAAATGATGCGCAAAGCTCTGGCTCTGGCTCTGGTTCTGGTTCTGGTTCTGGTTCTGGCTCTGATTTAGCTTCAAGCTCAACTTTAGCATTCGAGCAACATTTCATCAGTCAACCAAGTGGACTCGATAGCGTTGCAGTGCTTTGGGACGGTGAATGGAAAGTGACCTATGAGACCTTCAGAGACATGGGGATCGCCTACGGCGTTGGCATGCTCGCCATTTATCTATTGGTCGTTGCCCAATTTAGATCCTATCTGGTTCCACTGATTATCATGGCGCCTATTCCACTGACCATTATCGGAGTGATGCCTGGCCATGCACTACTGGGTGCGCAGTTTACCGCCACCTCCATGATAGGCATGATTGCGCTGGCGGGGATCATAGTGCGTAACTCGATTCTGTTAGTCGACTTCATTCATCAAGAAACGGCCGCAGGAGTGCCATTTCAGCAAGCGGTTATCCACTCTGGAGCCGTGCGAGCCAAGCCCATTATGCTAACGGCCTTAGCAGCCATGATAGGCGCGCTATTTATCATAGATGACCCGATTTTTAATGGTCTTGCCATCAGTTTAATCTTTGGCATATTGATCTCAACGCTGTTAACCCTAGTGGTGATCCCAGTGCTTTATTATGCAGCGATGAAAAAGCGTTATTTGTAA
- a CDS encoding YgaP family membrane protein, whose product MSIERAIMAFAGFMVLLSTILTVWINDNFIWLTIFVGANLLQSAYTGFCPAAIIMRKLGLKSEAQLATANQK is encoded by the coding sequence ATGTCAATTGAACGCGCCATCATGGCATTTGCCGGCTTTATGGTTTTACTATCAACAATCCTAACTGTATGGATTAATGATAATTTTATCTGGCTCACCATTTTTGTAGGAGCTAATTTACTCCAAAGCGCCTATACTGGATTTTGTCCGGCAGCCATAATTATGCGCAAGCTAGGTTTGAAGTCTGAAGCACAGTTAGCGACTGCCAATCAAAAATAA
- a CDS encoding rhodanese-like domain-containing protein produces the protein MSNAFNLQHKLPKNMIWLLGLSVLLMMLSTFASAADQDAKVAWQKIEAGALVVDVRTPGEFAQGHLPNAINIPYEQINSAFSKQQIAKDRSVVVYCRSGNRSGIANKMLVSEGYTNVYNGGGYQMLMSQQH, from the coding sequence ATGAGTAACGCTTTTAATTTACAGCATAAACTACCAAAAAATATGATTTGGTTGTTAGGGCTAAGTGTTTTACTAATGATGCTTAGCACATTTGCTAGCGCCGCCGATCAAGACGCTAAAGTGGCTTGGCAAAAAATTGAAGCTGGTGCATTAGTTGTAGACGTGCGCACACCTGGTGAATTTGCTCAGGGCCACCTACCGAACGCTATCAATATTCCTTATGAGCAAATTAATAGTGCATTTAGCAAGCAGCAGATAGCAAAAGATCGCTCTGTAGTGGTCTATTGTCGTAGCGGAAACCGCAGCGGCATCGCCAATAAGATGCTTGTGAGCGAAGGTTACACTAACGTTTACAACGGTGGTGGATACCAAATGTTGATGAGTCAACAGCACTAA
- a CDS encoding VF530 family DNA-binding protein has protein sequence MTQVNNPLHGIKLEDLLTDLVDHYGWEELGSRIDIRCFNHDPSIKSSLKFLRKTQWARDKVEYLYLKMHKLPLPAPRDYDAETKAPKPQRSKEPLPEANAKIWGK, from the coding sequence ATGACTCAAGTAAACAACCCACTGCACGGCATTAAGCTCGAAGATTTATTAACAGATCTAGTCGACCATTATGGTTGGGAAGAGCTAGGTAGCCGAATTGATATCCGCTGCTTTAATCATGACCCAAGTATTAAGTCGAGTTTAAAGTTTTTGCGTAAGACGCAATGGGCGAGAGATAAAGTTGAATACCTTTATCTAAAAATGCATAAATTGCCTTTGCCAGCACCGAGAGATTATGACGCTGAAACTAAAGCGCCTAAACCACAGAGATCTAAAGAGCCATTACCTGAAGCGAATGCAAAAATCTGGGGCAAATAA
- the ribA gene encoding GTP cyclohydrolase II codes for MSIKYIASSKLPTPWGVFEMHGFEDSETGKEHVALTFGTFTPDAPILGRIHSECLTGDALFSLRCDCGFQLQTAMQNIAEEGQGFILYLRQEGRGIGLLNKIRAYELQDQGANTVEANERLGFEADMRKYDMIIPMMEKIGVDKVRLMTNNPRKVKAMQSFGLEVVERVPLQVGKNRYNEGYLKTKSTQLGHMMSEHHFTETDPEVDKD; via the coding sequence ATGTCGATTAAATACATCGCGTCTTCAAAATTACCAACCCCTTGGGGTGTTTTCGAAATGCATGGTTTTGAAGATAGTGAGACGGGTAAAGAGCATGTAGCGCTTACCTTTGGCACATTTACCCCAGATGCACCAATCCTTGGACGTATCCATTCAGAATGTTTAACTGGCGATGCATTGTTTAGTTTGCGCTGTGATTGTGGTTTTCAACTGCAAACCGCGATGCAGAATATTGCCGAAGAAGGTCAAGGATTTATCCTCTACTTGCGCCAAGAAGGTCGTGGTATCGGTCTGCTTAATAAGATCCGTGCTTATGAGCTACAAGATCAAGGTGCTAATACGGTAGAAGCTAACGAACGTTTAGGTTTTGAAGCCGATATGCGTAAATACGATATGATCATCCCTATGATGGAGAAGATTGGTGTCGATAAAGTGCGTTTAATGACCAATAATCCCCGTAAGGTTAAAGCGATGCAAAGCTTTGGATTGGAAGTTGTCGAACGTGTGCCACTGCAAGTGGGCAAAAATCGCTATAACGAAGGTTACCTCAAGACTAAGTCGACCCAGCTTGGACACATGATGTCTGAGCATCACTTCACTGAAACCGATCCCGAAGTTGATAAAGACTAA
- a CDS encoding YibL family ribosome-associated protein gives MNLKQELQTLNDKLDKFRRKLAAAEKRADPTIVMQFKKEIAAITKRISSVKGQQTRELSKEGSTVVGLKFNRVLTKAEQADMGKLKKSVKGLVVVHPMTALGREMGIKQVTGFAPKEF, from the coding sequence ATGAATTTAAAGCAGGAGCTGCAAACGCTCAACGATAAGTTAGACAAATTTCGTCGTAAGCTAGCAGCAGCTGAAAAGCGTGCCGATCCTACAATCGTGATGCAGTTTAAGAAAGAAATTGCCGCGATCACTAAGCGGATCAGCAGTGTTAAAGGTCAACAGACTCGTGAGCTAAGCAAAGAAGGCAGTACAGTTGTTGGCCTTAAGTTTAACCGTGTACTGACTAAAGCCGAACAGGCTGACATGGGTAAGTTGAAAAAGTCAGTTAAAGGTCTGGTAGTTGTGCACCCAATGACGGCATTAGGCCGTGAAATGGGGATTAAGCAAGTTACTGGCTTCGCTCCAAAAGAGTTTTAA
- the nrdG gene encoding anaerobic ribonucleoside-triphosphate reductase-activating protein — protein sequence MNYHQYYQTDVINGPGTRATLFVSGCEHQCRGCYNQSTWNPCSGHLFDEQMQQCIIDDLNDTRIKRRGLSLSGGDPLFPANLEAILSLVKQVKEQCPGKDIWLWTGYTLGNLSAAQQEIVDLVNVVVDGKFEQSLSDPSLVFKGSSNQKIHYLR from the coding sequence ATGAATTATCATCAATACTATCAAACCGATGTGATAAATGGACCGGGTACTCGAGCGACTCTGTTTGTGTCGGGATGTGAGCACCAATGCCGTGGCTGCTACAACCAATCGACTTGGAACCCGTGTTCGGGTCACCTGTTTGATGAGCAGATGCAACAATGCATCATTGATGATTTGAACGATACACGCATTAAGCGTCGCGGCTTGTCATTATCTGGCGGTGATCCGTTATTTCCGGCTAATTTAGAGGCTATTTTATCTCTAGTTAAGCAAGTCAAAGAGCAGTGCCCTGGTAAAGATATTTGGTTGTGGACAGGCTACACCTTAGGCAATCTGAGCGCGGCGCAACAAGAGATAGTCGATTTAGTCAATGTTGTGGTTGATGGTAAATTTGAGCAGTCACTTTCCGACCCGAGCTTAGTTTTTAAGGGCAGTAGTAACCAAAAGATCCATTATCTTAGGTAA
- the nrdD gene encoding anaerobic ribonucleoside-triphosphate reductase — MPVVIKRDGYRTPFDETRIKDAVIAAANSVGIECAEYAQQVAEKVSQTVAELEEVNIHDLQDSVENLLMEGPHKSLARVYIEYRHDRDVKREVSSRLNKEIRGLVEQSNAALLNENANKDSKVIPTQRDLLAGIVAKHYAKCHILPKDVVAAHESGEIHYHDLDYAPFFPMFNCMLIDLSGMLTQGFKMGNAEIETPKSISTATAVTAQIIAQVASHIYGGTTINRIDEVLAPFVAKSYDKHYQVALTWGITDAKAFATAQTEKECHDAFQSLEYEVNTLHTANGQTPFVTFGFGLGTSWESRLIQQSMMKVRIAGLGKNRKTAVFPKLVFAIRDGINHKTGDCNYDIKQLALKCATTRMYPDILNYEQVERVTGSFKTPMGCRSFLGTFEQDGELVHEGRNNLGVVSLNLPRIALEAKGDEAEFYRILDQRLLIARKGLDTRIARLEGVKARVAPILYMEGACGVRLRADDEISEIFKNGRASISLGYIGLHETINALYGTEEHVYDSEMLREKAIEVIKYMKRATENWKKESGYAFSLYSTPSENLCSRFCALDTKVFGVVDGVTAKGYYTNSFHLDVEKQVNPYDKIDFEQPYPELANGGFICYGEFPNMQNNVEALEDVWDYSYSRVPYYGTNTPIDECYDCGYTGEFSCTSKGFTCPKCGNHEPSRVSVTRRVCGYLGSPDARPFNYGKQEEVKRRVKHL; from the coding sequence ATGCCAGTGGTTATTAAACGGGATGGTTACCGTACGCCTTTTGACGAAACAAGGATTAAAGATGCCGTGATAGCAGCTGCTAACTCGGTAGGTATTGAGTGCGCTGAATATGCCCAACAAGTTGCAGAAAAAGTAAGTCAAACTGTCGCTGAATTAGAGGAAGTGAACATTCACGATCTACAAGATTCAGTTGAAAACTTGTTGATGGAAGGCCCACATAAATCATTAGCACGTGTCTACATTGAATACCGTCACGATCGTGACGTTAAGCGCGAAGTCAGCAGCCGCTTAAACAAAGAGATCCGTGGCCTGGTTGAGCAAAGCAATGCAGCTTTGTTAAACGAGAACGCCAACAAGGACTCTAAGGTTATTCCGACTCAGCGAGATCTGTTAGCAGGTATCGTGGCTAAGCATTATGCTAAGTGCCACATCTTACCAAAAGATGTCGTTGCTGCTCACGAGTCTGGTGAGATCCATTACCATGACTTAGATTACGCGCCATTCTTCCCAATGTTTAACTGTATGCTTATCGACTTAAGCGGCATGTTGACCCAAGGCTTTAAGATGGGTAATGCCGAGATTGAAACACCAAAATCAATCTCTACCGCGACGGCCGTAACGGCGCAAATTATTGCTCAAGTGGCGAGCCATATCTATGGCGGTACCACCATCAACCGTATCGACGAAGTGCTAGCACCGTTTGTTGCCAAGAGCTATGACAAGCATTACCAAGTGGCACTGACTTGGGGCATTACCGATGCCAAAGCTTTCGCGACAGCGCAAACCGAGAAAGAGTGTCACGATGCATTCCAGTCACTCGAATATGAAGTGAACACCCTGCATACTGCGAATGGCCAAACGCCATTTGTGACATTTGGATTTGGTTTAGGTACCTCTTGGGAATCGCGCTTAATTCAACAATCAATGATGAAAGTACGTATCGCAGGTCTTGGTAAGAATCGTAAGACTGCGGTATTCCCTAAGCTAGTATTTGCTATCCGTGATGGTATTAACCATAAAACCGGTGATTGTAACTACGACATCAAGCAGTTAGCACTTAAGTGTGCAACGACTCGTATGTACCCTGATATTCTTAACTACGAACAAGTAGAAAGAGTCACAGGCTCATTTAAGACGCCTATGGGTTGTCGTAGCTTCTTAGGTACTTTCGAGCAAGACGGTGAGCTAGTACACGAAGGCCGTAACAATCTAGGTGTTGTCAGTCTTAACTTGCCACGTATTGCCCTAGAAGCTAAGGGTGATGAGGCAGAGTTCTACCGCATCTTAGATCAACGTCTATTGATTGCTCGTAAGGGCTTAGATACACGTATCGCACGTCTAGAAGGGGTTAAAGCTCGCGTAGCGCCAATTCTTTATATGGAAGGGGCTTGTGGTGTACGTCTGCGCGCCGATGATGAGATTTCTGAGATCTTTAAGAATGGCCGCGCGTCAATTTCACTGGGTTATATTGGCCTTCATGAAACTATCAATGCACTCTATGGCACCGAAGAGCACGTTTACGACAGCGAAATGCTGCGTGAAAAAGCTATCGAAGTGATTAAGTACATGAAGCGAGCAACTGAAAACTGGAAGAAAGAGTCTGGTTATGCATTTAGCTTGTATAGCACGCCAAGTGAGAACTTGTGCAGCCGTTTTTGCGCCCTAGACACTAAAGTATTCGGTGTTGTTGATGGCGTAACGGCTAAAGGTTACTACACCAACAGCTTCCACTTGGATGTTGAGAAACAAGTTAACCCTTACGACAAGATTGATTTTGAACAGCCATACCCAGAGTTAGCTAACGGTGGCTTCATCTGTTACGGCGAGTTCCCTAACATGCAAAATAACGTTGAAGCGTTAGAAGATGTGTGGGATTACAGCTACAGTCGAGTGCCTTACTACGGCACGAATACACCAATCGATGAGTGTTATGACTGTGGCTATACCGGTGAGTTTAGCTGTACCAGCAAAGGTTTCACTTGTCCTAAATGTGGCAACCATGAACCAAGCCGTGTATCGGTCACTCGCCGCGTATGTGGTTACTTAGGTAGCCCTGACGCGAGACCGTTTAACTACGGCAAGCAAGAAGAAGTCAAGCGCCGCGTTAAGCACCTGTAG
- a CDS encoding MarR family winged helix-turn-helix transcriptional regulator: MTNNNSNNTVDACLSDNVCFALYTAANALMRAYRPLLERYELTYPQYLVMQSLWLQDRVSLTQISKSTRLDMGTLTPIVKRLEAKGFLQRLADESDERKKVIVLTDDGFKLKLEALALKQTLLDKVNMTDEQVESLRTLCLSLTYELTHELTQK, encoded by the coding sequence GTGACCAACAACAACTCAAACAATACTGTCGATGCATGCCTTTCTGATAATGTCTGTTTTGCGCTTTATACAGCGGCAAACGCACTGATGAGAGCCTATAGGCCGTTATTGGAACGCTATGAGCTAACGTATCCGCAATACTTAGTAATGCAGTCTTTATGGTTGCAAGACAGGGTGAGCCTTACACAAATATCTAAATCCACACGGCTCGATATGGGCACCTTAACGCCCATTGTTAAACGGCTTGAAGCGAAAGGCTTTTTGCAGCGTCTAGCCGATGAAAGCGATGAGCGTAAAAAGGTAATTGTACTGACTGATGACGGTTTTAAGCTTAAGCTAGAAGCCTTGGCACTAAAGCAAACTTTGCTGGATAAGGTCAACATGACCGACGAGCAAGTGGAGTCACTGAGAACTTTGTGCCTGTCTTTAACTTATGAGCTAACCCATGAGTTGACGCAAAAATAG
- a CDS encoding NADP-dependent oxidoreductase has translation MNIQEIQLKSRPEGMPTADNFVLAKGSISPIKQGEFLVKNLWMSVDPYMRGRMIDRKSYIAPFQIGKVLEGGAIGEVIESLNPAFSIGSKVSSMLGWRSHFVSDGAEITILPNTPISESHFLGVLGMPGMTAWTGLNRIAQLTAGETLFVSAASGAVGSVVAQIGKLMGARVVASVGSDEKAQYLTSLGVDAVINYKTCGDLDAALGHAAPEGIDVYFENVGGEHLSAALNHMKDHGRIAVCGMIAQYNDTAPTPGPSNLAQIIIKKLKIEGFIVFEHWDHYPQFAAQMGQWLAEGKVQAEQTIYEGLENAPDAFIGLFEGKNRGKMVVKLA, from the coding sequence ATGAATATCCAAGAAATTCAATTGAAGTCTCGTCCAGAAGGCATGCCTACCGCCGACAACTTTGTTCTGGCAAAAGGGTCAATCTCCCCAATAAAACAAGGCGAGTTCTTGGTCAAAAATTTATGGATGTCTGTGGACCCTTATATGCGCGGCCGTATGATTGACAGAAAAAGTTACATTGCTCCTTTCCAGATAGGTAAAGTATTAGAAGGCGGCGCTATTGGTGAAGTCATTGAGTCTCTCAACCCGGCCTTTTCTATCGGCAGTAAGGTCAGCAGTATGCTTGGCTGGCGTAGTCACTTTGTTAGTGACGGAGCCGAGATCACTATTTTGCCAAATACTCCGATTTCTGAGTCGCATTTCCTTGGGGTTCTCGGTATGCCTGGTATGACCGCTTGGACAGGACTCAATCGTATTGCACAATTAACAGCCGGTGAAACCTTGTTTGTCTCTGCTGCATCTGGTGCTGTTGGCAGCGTAGTGGCACAGATAGGAAAACTCATGGGTGCGCGCGTTGTAGCCTCCGTCGGCTCAGATGAAAAAGCTCAATACCTGACCTCGCTGGGTGTCGACGCCGTAATTAACTACAAAACTTGTGGCGATTTAGACGCCGCACTGGGTCACGCCGCCCCTGAAGGGATTGACGTCTACTTTGAAAATGTCGGTGGAGAGCATCTGAGCGCCGCACTAAATCATATGAAAGATCACGGCCGAATTGCCGTGTGCGGCATGATAGCTCAGTATAATGACACAGCCCCTACGCCGGGACCGAGTAACCTTGCCCAGATCATTATTAAAAAGTTAAAGATTGAAGGCTTTATCGTATTTGAACATTGGGATCACTACCCCCAATTTGCGGCGCAGATGGGGCAATGGCTAGCCGAAGGCAAGGTGCAAGCAGAGCAAACTATTTATGAAGGCTTAGAAAACGCACCCGATGCATTTATTGGGCTATTTGAGGGGAAGAACCGCGGCAAGATGGTGGTTAAACTTGCTTGA
- the rssA gene encoding patatin-like phospholipase RssA — protein sequence MSTKKHSVRIGLALGSGAAKGWAHIGVLNGLAKMGIYPDKIAGCSIGALVGAAYANDHLEELENWVRSFSSWDVLGLMDLSWGRGGLIGGERVFDVLQKRIGDMQIEDLKKPFAAVATDLYSGQEIWFREGDLRHAVRASCSMPGILPPVKVGERWLVDGAVVNPVPVSVSRSMGVDLVIAVDLHGLRRGRMQVLPVSMKSHKPTKQEVQEAEQHQDKGFTDLLARGRDYITGLTDKFSLGHKTGTAQNPNPGMLAVMSQSMDILEQRHKRARLMGDPPDICIVPDLGDIGTMEFHRAEEAIQAGEAAVEQVAHLIEAALAQHSAERA from the coding sequence GTGTCTACAAAGAAACATTCGGTACGAATTGGCCTAGCGTTAGGTAGCGGAGCTGCAAAAGGTTGGGCGCATATTGGTGTATTAAACGGCCTTGCCAAAATGGGGATCTATCCCGATAAAATTGCAGGCTGCTCTATTGGTGCATTAGTTGGCGCGGCTTACGCTAATGATCATCTAGAAGAACTTGAGAATTGGGTTCGTAGTTTTAGCAGCTGGGATGTACTTGGGCTGATGGATCTAAGCTGGGGGCGTGGCGGATTAATTGGCGGCGAGCGAGTGTTCGACGTCCTGCAAAAGCGCATTGGCGATATGCAGATAGAAGATTTGAAAAAGCCATTCGCAGCCGTTGCTACTGACCTTTATTCTGGTCAGGAAATTTGGTTCAGAGAAGGGGATTTACGTCATGCTGTGCGCGCGTCTTGCTCCATGCCTGGCATTTTACCCCCGGTTAAAGTGGGAGAGCGTTGGTTGGTCGACGGTGCGGTAGTTAACCCTGTTCCGGTTTCAGTTAGCCGTTCTATGGGAGTCGATTTAGTCATCGCGGTTGATCTACATGGGCTGCGTCGTGGTCGCATGCAAGTACTGCCAGTCAGTATGAAGAGCCATAAGCCAACTAAGCAAGAAGTCCAAGAAGCGGAGCAGCATCAAGATAAAGGCTTTACCGATTTGTTAGCTAGGGGCCGAGATTATATTACAGGCTTAACGGATAAATTCTCTTTAGGCCATAAAACGGGCACGGCGCAAAATCCAAATCCTGGCATGCTTGCAGTGATGTCACAGTCGATGGATATTCTAGAACAGCGCCATAAGAGAGCGCGTTTAATGGGCGATCCACCGGATATCTGCATTGTGCCTGATCTGGGCGATATCGGAACCATGGAGTTTCATCGTGCAGAAGAAGCGATTCAAGCGGGTGAAGCCGCGGTTGAACAAGTCGCGCATCTTATTGAGGCGGCTCTGGCACAGCATTCTGCTGAGAGAGCTTAA